One Bacteroidota bacterium DNA window includes the following coding sequences:
- a CDS encoding DUF2452 domain-containing protein — translation MIKHKALTAMEEQTNMQLDQIRKQIELLALQAQEIQKRKDLSLMIYDSKISFKPNIGQTYYVYQKKDDTYTLSLVAPREWGANGPFKKFISAVKLLADHTWMEL, via the coding sequence ATGATAAAACACAAAGCCCTGACGGCAATGGAAGAACAAACCAATATGCAGTTAGACCAGATCCGCAAACAAATCGAGTTATTGGCTTTGCAGGCACAGGAAATTCAAAAAAGAAAAGATCTTTCCCTGATGATCTATGATTCTAAGATCTCTTTTAAACCTAATATCGGACAGACTTATTATGTGTATCAGAAAAAAGATGATACTTATACCCTTTCTTTGGTAGCACCTAGAGAATGGGGTGCCAATGGTCCTTTCAAAAAATTTATATCTGCTGTAAAATTGCTGGCCGATCATACATGGATGGAACTGTAA
- a CDS encoding pyridoxine 5'-phosphate synthase: protein MTKLSVNINKFATLRNSRGGNNPDVVKAAIDVQRFGANGVTVHPRPDERHIRYDDAREIKKIITTEYNIEGNPKEKRFVELVLEVKPTQVTLVPDTEGQLTSDHGWNTIANKKYLIEIISVFKKAGIRTSIFCDPLINIIEGAAETGTDRIELYTEGYAKEFSKGNKAKAIEPYINAAAKARDLQLGINAGHDLDLDNLKYFNQNITWTDEVSIGHALICDAIYLGFENAIQLYKRQLIV from the coding sequence ATGACAAAACTTTCTGTAAACATCAACAAATTTGCAACGCTTAGAAATTCCAGAGGCGGAAATAATCCTGATGTGGTAAAAGCGGCTATTGATGTACAACGATTCGGTGCTAATGGAGTAACGGTGCATCCGCGGCCGGACGAACGTCATATCCGTTATGATGATGCAAGAGAAATAAAAAAAATAATCACGACAGAGTATAACATTGAAGGAAATCCAAAAGAAAAAAGATTTGTTGAGCTTGTATTGGAAGTAAAACCTACACAAGTAACTCTGGTTCCTGATACAGAAGGACAATTAACATCTGATCATGGCTGGAATACCATTGCGAATAAAAAATATTTGATCGAGATCATTTCAGTTTTTAAAAAAGCAGGAATACGGACTTCTATTTTCTGTGACCCTTTAATAAATATCATTGAAGGGGCAGCAGAAACAGGAACCGACAGAATTGAATTGTATACGGAAGGTTATGCAAAAGAATTTTCAAAAGGAAATAAAGCGAAGGCAATCGAACCTTATATAAATGCCGCAGCAAAAGCAAGAGATCTGCAACTTGGGATCAATGCAGGGCATGATCTTGACCTGGATAACCTGAAATACTTTAATCAAAACATAACCTGGACAGATGAAGTAAGCATTGGGCATGCCTTAATTTGCGATGCCATTTATCTGGGTTTTGAAAATGCAATTCAGCTATATAAACGACAGTTAATTGTTTGA